In a single window of the Novosphingobium sp. IK01 genome:
- a CDS encoding peptidoglycan D,D-transpeptidase FtsI family protein, producing the protein MNQLSASAVIASGRGQLATVRQRSLVTAKKRVLLVAVGFVFLTLTALVRIAQLGLFEQAPDRGSLADALLPPRGEITDRNGVALARAFPSYSLWFNPKALGAAGSPLVKTPEEVAHALVQIFPDADYKDLVARLKSGRGSYLRKRVLPEEANRVFALGEPALEFPRENQRYYPQGSLAANVLGYVDEEGKGHVGMEQVLEPRLLDPARRGEPVELSIDARAQGALEDELARGMAETEAKGAAGIVLDVDSGEVIAMASLPSFNPNRSDRAFNDLVFNRVSNQVYELGSAFKPITIASAIDAGVVTDLSVRYPATPLHIAGRTIHDSHAFGASLNVPEALIHSSNIVTAQVADKLGGPALRRTMIALGMNRRPTIELPARGFPIFPRGENKAGDWSRITTMTVSYGHGIAVTPLHLACAYAALVNGGIWRPATLFKLDPSRIPEGVRVFKASTSARLRQLLRMIVVDGTGRKADAPGFRVGGKTGSAEKSAAGGYRKTSLVATFAAAFPMDKPRYVVIAMLDEPHGTAATSGQRTAGWNAAPIVGRVVPRIGPLLGVVPDASRDVDISDLSPLIGNGDGE; encoded by the coding sequence GTGAACCAGCTGAGCGCCTCGGCTGTCATTGCCTCTGGCCGTGGCCAGTTGGCCACCGTGCGCCAGCGTTCGCTGGTGACGGCCAAGAAGCGCGTGCTGCTGGTGGCCGTGGGGTTCGTGTTCCTGACGCTGACCGCGCTGGTCCGCATCGCCCAGCTCGGGCTGTTCGAGCAGGCGCCTGATCGCGGCTCGCTGGCCGATGCGCTGCTGCCCCCGCGCGGCGAGATCACCGACCGCAATGGCGTGGCGCTGGCCCGCGCGTTCCCGTCCTATTCGCTGTGGTTCAATCCCAAGGCGCTGGGCGCGGCGGGCTCGCCGCTGGTCAAGACGCCCGAGGAAGTGGCCCATGCGCTCGTCCAGATTTTCCCCGACGCCGATTACAAGGATCTGGTCGCGCGGTTGAAGTCGGGCCGGGGCAGCTACTTGCGCAAGCGCGTCCTGCCCGAGGAAGCCAACCGAGTCTTCGCGCTGGGCGAGCCCGCGCTCGAATTCCCGCGCGAGAACCAGCGCTATTATCCGCAAGGCTCGCTTGCGGCCAATGTGCTGGGCTATGTCGACGAAGAGGGCAAGGGCCATGTCGGCATGGAGCAGGTGCTCGAACCGCGCCTGCTCGACCCGGCGCGGCGCGGCGAACCGGTGGAACTCTCGATCGACGCGCGCGCGCAAGGGGCGCTCGAAGACGAACTGGCGCGCGGCATGGCCGAGACCGAGGCCAAGGGCGCGGCAGGGATCGTGCTCGATGTCGATTCGGGCGAGGTCATCGCCATGGCTTCGCTCCCGTCCTTCAATCCCAACCGTTCCGACCGCGCATTCAACGATCTGGTGTTCAACCGCGTGTCGAACCAGGTCTACGAGCTGGGCTCGGCCTTCAAGCCGATCACCATCGCCTCGGCCATCGACGCGGGCGTGGTGACCGACCTGTCGGTGCGCTATCCGGCCACCCCGCTCCATATCGCGGGGCGCACGATCCACGACAGCCACGCGTTCGGGGCCTCGCTCAACGTGCCCGAGGCGCTGATCCATTCGTCCAACATCGTGACCGCGCAAGTGGCCGACAAGCTGGGTGGCCCGGCCCTGCGGCGCACGATGATCGCGCTGGGGATGAACCGGCGCCCGACCATCGAGCTGCCCGCGCGCGGCTTCCCGATCTTCCCGCGCGGCGAGAACAAGGCAGGCGACTGGAGCCGGATCACCACGATGACGGTCAGCTATGGCCACGGCATCGCGGTCACCCCGCTCCATCTGGCCTGTGCCTATGCCGCGCTCGTCAATGGCGGGATCTGGCGTCCGGCCACGCTGTTCAAGCTCGATCCCTCGCGCATTCCCGAGGGCGTGCGCGTGTTCAAGGCCTCGACCAGCGCGCGCCTGCGCCAGCTTTTGCGCATGATCGTGGTCGACGGGACGGGCCGCAAGGCCGATGCGCCCGGCTTCCGTGTCGGCGGCAAGACCGGCTCGGCGGAAAAGTCGGCGGCGGGCGGCTATCGCAAGACCTCGCTGGTGGCGACTTTTGCCGCTGCCTTCCCGATGGACAAGCCGCGCTACGTGGTCATCGCCATGCTCGACGAACCCCATGGCACGGCGGCCACGTCGGGCCAGCGCACGGCGGGCTGGAACGCGGCGCCCATCGTGGGCCGCGTGGTGCCGCGCATCGGGCCGCTGCTCGGCGTCGTTCCCGATGCCAGCCGCGACGTGGATATTTCCGACCTTTCGCCGCTGATCGGCAATGGAGATGGTGAATGA
- a CDS encoding UDP-N-acetylmuramoyl-L-alanyl-D-glutamate--2,6-diaminopimelate ligase gives MNLGLMAKVAGLELGAQADGINVTGFAIDNRKVAPGTVFGAFPGSQVNGEDFIPAAIAAGAVAVVARPQAVVEGALHIASDEPRRLFAHLAAPFFEPMPDVVVAVTGTNGKTSCVEMVRQLWHVAGFSAASIGTLGVTTAQESVSTGLTTPDIVTFLSNLHGLAREGVSHVAYEASSHGLSQFRNEGPRVVAGAFTNLSRDHLDYHATMEAYFAAKMRLFDEVVGDGGTAVIWADDAWSEAAIGHARARGLKLMTVGGKGETIRLLSRTPTQLGQVLELECEGAVRKVTLPLIGAYQAANALVAAGLVIASGGDGARTLDALGRLAPVRGRLERAAINRAGAPVYVDYAHTPDAIEAAIAALRPHVGGRLITVLGAGGDRDSGKRGPMGAAACAGSDMVIVTDDNPRGEDAGLIRAAVMAGCTIASDVREVAGRRAAIAAAVSAAGAGDIVLVAGKGHEQGQIVGRGEAMRVLPFDDVQVARECVGELT, from the coding sequence ATGAATCTGGGTTTGATGGCCAAAGTGGCCGGTCTTGAGCTGGGGGCGCAGGCCGACGGCATCAATGTGACCGGCTTTGCCATCGACAATCGCAAAGTCGCGCCGGGCACCGTGTTCGGGGCCTTTCCGGGCAGTCAGGTCAATGGCGAGGATTTCATTCCCGCCGCGATTGCCGCGGGCGCGGTGGCCGTCGTCGCGCGGCCCCAGGCCGTGGTCGAGGGCGCGCTTCACATCGCCAGCGATGAGCCCCGCCGCCTGTTCGCCCATCTGGCCGCGCCCTTCTTCGAGCCGATGCCCGATGTGGTGGTGGCCGTCACCGGTACCAACGGCAAGACCTCGTGCGTGGAGATGGTGCGCCAGCTCTGGCATGTGGCGGGTTTTTCGGCGGCCTCGATCGGCACGCTCGGGGTGACGACGGCGCAGGAAAGCGTTTCGACCGGGCTCACCACGCCTGACATCGTGACGTTCCTTTCGAACCTCCACGGCCTCGCGCGCGAGGGGGTTTCCCATGTCGCCTACGAGGCGTCGAGCCATGGCCTTTCGCAGTTCCGCAACGAAGGGCCGCGCGTTGTCGCCGGGGCCTTCACCAACCTGAGCCGCGACCATCTCGATTATCACGCCACGATGGAGGCCTATTTCGCCGCCAAGATGCGCCTGTTCGACGAAGTGGTCGGGGATGGCGGTACGGCGGTGATCTGGGCGGACGACGCGTGGAGCGAGGCGGCCATCGGCCATGCGCGTGCGCGCGGGCTCAAGCTGATGACCGTGGGCGGGAAGGGCGAGACGATCCGCCTGCTCTCGCGCACGCCCACGCAACTCGGGCAGGTGCTCGAACTCGAATGCGAAGGCGCCGTTCGCAAGGTGACCCTGCCGCTGATCGGGGCCTATCAGGCGGCCAATGCGCTGGTCGCGGCGGGGCTGGTGATCGCCAGTGGCGGCGATGGCGCGCGCACGCTCGATGCGCTCGGGCGGCTCGCGCCGGTCCGCGGGCGGCTCGAACGCGCGGCGATCAACCGCGCGGGCGCGCCGGTCTATGTCGATTATGCCCATACCCCCGACGCGATCGAGGCGGCGATTGCCGCGCTGCGCCCGCATGTCGGCGGACGGCTGATCACCGTGCTGGGCGCCGGGGGCGACCGCGACAGTGGCAAGCGCGGGCCGATGGGCGCTGCGGCCTGCGCCGGTTCGGACATGGTCATCGTGACCGACGACAACCCGCGCGGCGAAGACGCCGGGCTGATCCGCGCTGCCGTCATGGCCGGATGCACGATTGCCAGCGACGTGCGCGAAGTGGCCGGACGCCGCGCCGCGATTGCCGCCGCCGTGAGCGCGGCAGGCGCGGGCGACATCGTGCTGGTGGCGGGCAAGGGGCATGAACAGGGCCAGATCGTGGGCCGTGGCGAAGCGATGCGGGTGCTGCCGTTCGACGACGTGCAGGTGGCTCGCGAATGCGTGGGAGAACTGACCTGA
- a CDS encoding UDP-N-acetylmuramoyl-tripeptide--D-alanyl-D-alanine ligase, translating to MSATAALLAWPVEAEDDTPLALWRAEEIARATGGRASAPFEVGGVAFDSREVMAGDLFLALRGESADGHRFVEGAFGRGAAGALVETPVLHPHVLVEDTTAALDALARAARARVAPEARIVGVTGSAGKTSVKEALFAALDRASRGRAHRSVKSYNNHVGVPLSLARMPARTRFGVFEMGMNHAGELAALTRLVRPHVAIVTTIAPAHIGHFSGEAAIAQAKAEIFEGLEPGGVAIIPADSPHFALLREAALAHTGPHGGRVVSFGRSDHADVRLLDSVPASSGGSLVTAQLGGFGDGADAGKLCYTVAPPGDHWVINSLAVMAAVRAVGGDLGAAGLALAEMEGLAGRGARHQVPAQDGDGSGTALLIDESYNANPASMAVTIAGLGATPATRRIAVLGAMRELGADEDRYHAELAAPLLAARIDHVVLVGAEMAALARALGKNDAPSLAAGPQVYHVQTSAEAADMLARIGIAGGDAILVKGSNSVGLGALVKALVSKER from the coding sequence ATGAGCGCAACCGCCGCCCTGCTCGCCTGGCCGGTCGAGGCCGAGGACGATACCCCGCTGGCGCTCTGGCGCGCGGAGGAGATCGCGCGGGCAACCGGCGGGCGCGCTTCGGCGCCGTTCGAAGTGGGCGGGGTGGCGTTCGACAGCCGCGAGGTGATGGCCGGTGACCTGTTCCTGGCCCTGCGCGGCGAAAGTGCGGACGGCCACCGCTTTGTCGAGGGGGCGTTTGGCCGGGGCGCGGCGGGCGCGCTGGTCGAGACGCCGGTGCTTCATCCGCACGTTCTGGTCGAGGATACGACCGCCGCGCTCGATGCGCTGGCGCGCGCGGCGCGCGCGCGCGTGGCCCCCGAGGCGCGGATCGTCGGGGTGACAGGATCGGCGGGCAAGACCTCGGTCAAGGAGGCGCTGTTCGCCGCGCTCGACCGCGCCAGCCGGGGCCGCGCGCATCGCTCGGTCAAGAGCTACAACAACCATGTCGGCGTGCCGCTCAGCCTCGCGCGGATGCCCGCGCGCACGCGCTTTGGCGTGTTCGAGATGGGCATGAACCACGCGGGCGAACTGGCTGCGCTCACCCGCCTCGTGCGCCCGCATGTGGCGATCGTCACCACCATCGCGCCCGCGCACATCGGGCATTTTTCGGGCGAGGCGGCCATTGCGCAGGCCAAGGCCGAAATCTTCGAGGGGCTGGAGCCGGGCGGGGTGGCGATCATTCCGGCCGACAGCCCCCATTTTGCGCTTCTGCGCGAGGCTGCGCTGGCCCACACCGGGCCACACGGCGGACGGGTGGTTTCGTTCGGGCGCAGCGATCATGCTGATGTGCGGCTGCTCGATTCGGTTCCCGCCAGCAGCGGCGGCTCGCTGGTGACGGCCCAGCTTGGCGGGTTCGGCGATGGCGCTGACGCGGGCAAGCTGTGCTACACGGTCGCCCCTCCCGGCGATCACTGGGTGATCAATTCGCTCGCGGTCATGGCCGCCGTGCGTGCGGTGGGCGGCGATCTGGGCGCGGCGGGGCTTGCGCTGGCGGAAATGGAAGGGCTGGCCGGGCGCGGCGCGCGCCACCAGGTGCCCGCGCAAGATGGCGACGGCAGCGGCACGGCCCTGCTCATCGACGAAAGCTACAATGCCAATCCGGCCTCGATGGCGGTGACCATCGCCGGTCTTGGCGCCACGCCTGCCACGCGCCGCATCGCGGTGCTGGGCGCGATGCGTGAACTGGGCGCCGACGAGGATCGCTATCACGCCGAGCTGGCTGCGCCGCTGCTGGCCGCGCGGATCGATCATGTCGTTCTGGTCGGCGCGGAAATGGCGGCACTGGCGCGGGCCTTGGGGAAAAACGACGCGCCCTCGCTTGCCGCAGGGCCGCAAGTCTATCATGTGCAAACGAGTGCCGAGGCCGCCGACATGCTCGCCCGGATCGGCATTGCAGGCGGCGACGCCATCCTCGTCAAAGGTTCAAATTCGGTAGGCCTGGGCGCGCTGGTCAAGGCGCTGGTCTCCAAGGAACGGTGA
- the mraY gene encoding phospho-N-acetylmuramoyl-pentapeptide-transferase, translating to MLYLLAHWLHYEGLSNLFRYQSFRAGAALLTALMFGLLVGPRFILMLRMKQGKGQPIREDGPQSHLAKRGTPTMGGLMIVTSLVIGLLLWMDLSSRYVWACLIVTLGFGLIGFLDDYDKVTKYAHKGVPAKVRLLGEFVVAGIAAWLVVTETNLYVPIFSNLYIPLGPFYFLFAAFVIVGAGNAVNLTDGLDGLAIMPVIIACGTFAIIAYLAGRADYAHYLGIPHVPGAGELAIYCAAVMGAGLAFLWFNAPPAAVFMGDTGSLALGGTLGVIAVAAHHEIVLAIVGGLFVMEAVSVIVQVFVYKRTGKRVFRMAPIHHHFEQLGWKESTVVIRFWIVSIVLALLGLATLKVR from the coding sequence ATGCTCTATCTGCTGGCGCACTGGCTGCACTATGAAGGCCTGTCCAATCTCTTCCGCTACCAGTCGTTCCGGGCTGGTGCGGCGCTGCTGACGGCGCTGATGTTCGGGCTGCTGGTCGGCCCGCGCTTCATCCTGATGCTGCGCATGAAGCAGGGCAAGGGCCAGCCGATCCGCGAGGACGGCCCGCAATCGCACCTCGCCAAGCGTGGCACGCCCACGATGGGCGGGCTGATGATCGTCACCTCGCTGGTGATCGGCCTGCTGTTGTGGATGGACCTGTCGAGCCGCTATGTCTGGGCCTGCCTGATCGTCACGCTCGGCTTCGGGCTGATCGGCTTTCTCGACGACTACGACAAGGTCACCAAGTACGCGCACAAGGGTGTTCCGGCCAAAGTCCGCCTGCTGGGCGAATTCGTCGTGGCGGGCATCGCGGCCTGGCTGGTGGTGACCGAAACCAACCTCTATGTGCCGATCTTCAGCAACCTCTACATTCCGCTCGGGCCGTTCTACTTCCTGTTCGCGGCTTTCGTGATCGTGGGGGCGGGCAATGCGGTCAACCTGACCGACGGGCTCGACGGGCTGGCGATCATGCCGGTGATCATTGCCTGCGGCACGTTTGCGATCATCGCCTATCTGGCGGGCCGCGCCGACTATGCGCACTATCTGGGCATTCCCCATGTGCCGGGCGCGGGCGAACTGGCGATCTATTGCGCCGCCGTGATGGGGGCCGGTCTGGCGTTCCTGTGGTTCAATGCGCCGCCTGCCGCCGTGTTCATGGGCGATACCGGCAGCCTTGCGCTGGGTGGTACGCTCGGCGTCATCGCGGTGGCCGCGCATCACGAGATCGTGCTGGCCATCGTGGGCGGCCTCTTCGTGATGGAAGCGGTCTCGGTGATCGTGCAGGTCTTCGTCTACAAGCGGACCGGCAAGCGGGTCTTCCGCATGGCGCCGATCCACCATCACTTCGAACAGCTCGGTTGGAAGGAATCGACCGTGGTGATCCGCTTCTGGATCGTCTCGATCGTGCTCGCGCTGCTCGGCCTTGCCACGCTGAAGGTGCGATGA
- the murD gene encoding UDP-N-acetylmuramoyl-L-alanine--D-glutamate ligase, which produces MIVSPAFAGKRYAVLGLARSGMATVETLLASGAQVTAWDAREEPRVALEGRVTLADPLAIDLTGYAGVVVSPGVPLNRHPIAAHARAAGVPVIGDIELFSQARASLPAHRVVAITGTNGKSTTTALTYHLLAQAGIPALMGGNIGKPILEQEPLAAGGVYVLELSSYQIDLTQRIDADVAVLLNITPDHLDRYDGFEGYVASKARLFGMQAMGHLALVDMKAEMDEDVLRFAPDGATFAFIDGVELPGDQAQWPSLQGPHNRANAAAAVGAVRYLGLTDEVIEAGLKSFVGLPHRMERVATKDGVLFVNDSKATNPASTAPALAAFPRIHWILGGVPKGDDLDDCAPHFGHVVHAYTIGEAGPRFAEILEPLMPVTRAEMLGDAVRAAMEQAQPGDVIMLSPACASFDQFRDYEARGDRFRQIVAALTAEG; this is translated from the coding sequence ATGATCGTCTCGCCCGCCTTTGCCGGAAAGCGTTATGCCGTGCTGGGCCTTGCCCGCTCGGGCATGGCGACGGTCGAAACGCTGCTGGCCAGCGGCGCGCAGGTGACCGCGTGGGACGCGCGCGAGGAACCGCGCGTGGCCCTCGAAGGGCGGGTGACGCTGGCCGATCCGCTGGCGATTGATCTGACCGGCTATGCGGGCGTCGTCGTCTCGCCCGGCGTGCCGCTCAACCGCCATCCCATCGCCGCCCATGCGCGCGCGGCGGGGGTGCCGGTGATCGGCGACATCGAACTGTTTTCGCAGGCTCGGGCAAGCCTGCCTGCGCACCGCGTGGTGGCGATCACCGGAACCAACGGCAAGTCGACCACCACCGCGCTGACCTATCACCTGCTCGCGCAGGCGGGCATTCCCGCGCTGATGGGCGGCAATATCGGCAAGCCGATCCTCGAACAGGAGCCGTTGGCCGCAGGCGGCGTCTATGTGCTCGAACTGTCGAGCTACCAGATCGACCTGACCCAGCGGATCGACGCCGACGTGGCCGTCCTGCTCAACATCACGCCCGACCATCTCGATCGCTACGACGGTTTCGAGGGCTATGTCGCCTCCAAGGCGCGACTGTTCGGGATGCAGGCCATGGGCCACCTCGCGCTGGTCGACATGAAGGCCGAGATGGACGAGGACGTGCTGCGCTTTGCCCCCGATGGCGCGACATTCGCGTTCATCGACGGGGTGGAACTGCCCGGCGACCAGGCGCAATGGCCCTCGCTGCAAGGCCCGCACAACCGCGCCAATGCGGCGGCGGCCGTGGGCGCGGTGCGCTATCTGGGCCTGACCGACGAGGTGATCGAGGCCGGCCTGAAAAGCTTTGTCGGCCTGCCTCACCGCATGGAGCGGGTGGCGACGAAGGACGGGGTGCTCTTCGTCAACGACAGCAAGGCGACCAATCCGGCCTCGACCGCGCCCGCGCTGGCCGCGTTCCCGCGCATCCACTGGATTCTGGGGGGCGTTCCCAAGGGCGACGATCTCGATGATTGCGCCCCCCATTTCGGCCATGTCGTCCATGCCTATACCATTGGCGAGGCGGGCCCCCGCTTTGCCGAGATTCTCGAACCGCTGATGCCTGTCACCCGCGCCGAAATGCTGGGCGATGCGGTGCGCGCGGCGATGGAGCAGGCACAGCCGGGCGATGTGATCATGCTCTCGCCCGCCTGCGCCAGCTTCGACCAGTTCCGCGACTACGAGGCGCGAGGAGACCGTTTCCGCCAGATCGTGGCGGCGCTCACGGCGGAAGGCTGA
- a CDS encoding FtsW/RodA/SpoVE family cell cycle protein translates to MAKVSGAKAAPADSGVAAGVSGGTAPVVRDPSVLGGGQAPRIRRTRRSELMIWWREIDRVLLGLVMALVVVGTVAVAAASPASAHRLSTHQKALGDLHFFWLHLRWLAVGLVAMFGASMLPKETARRAAILLAAVMIVGLMLVPVLGSEVKGAKRWILGIQPSEFLKPGFAIAVAWILSWKVRDAQMPVIRLSMGLIGLVSALLMAQPDFGSTVLFCGVWFVLVLLSGLPLSRVAWAMVGGIGIVVAAYLFYPNATHRIDNFISGGAEFDQVDLAMRTLVAGGWTGAGLWLGVRKNALPEAHTDYIFSVIGEEFGLLACGLVVILYCAIVLRVLLRLVDEEDLFTILAATGLVAQLAGQAFINILVNLQLFPSKGMTLPLISYGGSSTIALLLSVGFLLAITRRNPYLTRETFHLGELTRK, encoded by the coding sequence ATGGCGAAGGTTTCGGGGGCGAAGGCCGCGCCTGCTGATTCTGGTGTCGCAGCCGGTGTGTCTGGAGGAACGGCGCCGGTCGTGCGCGATCCTTCCGTGCTGGGTGGCGGACAGGCCCCGCGCATCCGGCGCACGCGCCGCAGCGAGCTGATGATCTGGTGGCGCGAGATCGACCGGGTGTTGCTCGGGCTGGTCATGGCGCTGGTGGTGGTGGGCACGGTCGCGGTGGCGGCGGCCTCTCCGGCCAGCGCGCACCGGCTTTCGACCCATCAGAAAGCACTGGGCGACCTGCACTTCTTCTGGCTGCACTTGCGCTGGCTGGCGGTCGGGCTGGTGGCCATGTTCGGCGCCTCGATGCTGCCCAAGGAGACCGCGCGGCGCGCGGCGATCCTGCTGGCGGCGGTGATGATCGTCGGGCTGATGCTCGTTCCGGTGCTGGGCAGCGAGGTCAAGGGCGCCAAGCGCTGGATTCTGGGCATCCAGCCTTCCGAATTCCTGAAACCGGGCTTTGCCATCGCGGTCGCGTGGATTCTCTCGTGGAAGGTGCGCGACGCGCAGATGCCGGTGATCCGCCTGTCGATGGGGCTGATCGGGCTGGTCAGCGCGCTGCTCATGGCCCAGCCGGACTTCGGTTCGACCGTGCTGTTCTGCGGCGTGTGGTTCGTGCTCGTGCTGCTTTCGGGCCTGCCGCTGTCCCGTGTGGCCTGGGCGATGGTCGGGGGTATCGGCATCGTTGTTGCGGCCTATCTGTTCTATCCCAATGCCACACACCGCATCGACAACTTCATCTCGGGCGGGGCGGAGTTCGATCAGGTCGATCTTGCCATGCGCACGCTGGTGGCGGGCGGGTGGACCGGGGCGGGGCTCTGGCTGGGCGTGCGCAAGAACGCGTTGCCCGAGGCGCATACCGACTATATCTTCTCGGTGATCGGCGAGGAATTCGGGCTTTTGGCCTGCGGTCTGGTGGTGATCCTCTATTGCGCCATCGTGCTGCGTGTCCTGTTGCGGCTGGTCGACGAGGAAGACCTGTTCACGATTCTGGCGGCGACCGGCCTTGTCGCGCAATTGGCGGGGCAGGCCTTCATCAACATCCTCGTCAACCTTCAGCTGTTCCCCTCGAAGGGAATGACGCTGCCCCTGATCAGCTATGGCGGGTCATCGACCATTGCCCTTTTGCTGTCCGTCGGGTTCCTGCTCGCCATAACGCGCCGCAACCCTTATCTGACACGAGAGACCTTTCACCTGGGCGAACTGACGCGCAAATGA
- the murG gene encoding undecaprenyldiphospho-muramoylpentapeptide beta-N-acetylglucosaminyltransferase translates to MTTHLQPGVSRHFVLAAGGTGGHLIPAFALATELHRRGHHVALITDARGAKIPGKPEFLTAHVLPAGRLGKNPVALFKGLRAIWQGRAMALRLFESFQPACVIGFGGYPALPALLAARAARIPTVIHEQNAVLGRVNRYLAKTVDAIATAYHEVDRLEPRYAGKVHLVGNPVRPEVLALRGQPFPEFTEDSLFRVLVTGGSQGASVLAQVVPDGLAMLPPALRHRLQVTQQCRPEDLEAVRARYAAHEIPAELGTYFEDMASRLADAHLFVGRAGASTIAELTAVGRPAILVPLPIATDDHQAANTREMVKAGGARAIRQTGFTPKELAKQIQAMAMNPGALGNAAHGAWNCGLPDAVEDLADLVEGFGGVPLMDVIRVETPGASVTKKGAALALENEA, encoded by the coding sequence ATGACCACACACCTGCAACCGGGCGTTTCGCGCCATTTCGTACTGGCTGCCGGCGGGACGGGCGGGCACCTGATCCCGGCCTTTGCGCTGGCGACCGAACTGCACCGGCGCGGCCACCATGTCGCGCTGATTACCGATGCGCGCGGCGCGAAGATTCCCGGCAAGCCCGAGTTCCTGACCGCCCATGTCCTGCCCGCCGGGCGTCTGGGCAAGAACCCGGTTGCGCTGTTCAAGGGCTTGCGGGCGATCTGGCAGGGCCGGGCGATGGCGCTGCGCCTGTTCGAAAGCTTCCAGCCGGCTTGCGTGATCGGCTTTGGCGGCTATCCGGCGCTTCCCGCCCTGCTGGCCGCGCGCGCGGCGCGCATTCCGACCGTGATCCACGAGCAGAACGCGGTGCTGGGCCGGGTCAACCGCTATCTGGCCAAGACCGTCGACGCCATTGCGACGGCCTATCACGAGGTCGACCGGCTGGAGCCGCGCTATGCGGGCAAGGTTCACCTCGTCGGCAATCCGGTGCGCCCGGAAGTTTTGGCCCTGCGCGGCCAGCCGTTCCCCGAATTTACTGAAGACAGCCTGTTCCGAGTGCTGGTGACGGGCGGCAGTCAGGGGGCTTCGGTCCTCGCGCAAGTGGTGCCCGACGGCCTTGCCATGCTGCCCCCTGCGCTGCGCCACCGGCTTCAGGTCACCCAGCAGTGCCGCCCGGAAGACCTTGAGGCCGTGCGCGCGCGCTATGCCGCCCACGAGATTCCCGCCGAACTGGGCACCTATTTCGAGGACATGGCCAGCCGTCTGGCCGATGCGCACCTGTTCGTGGGCCGCGCGGGCGCCTCGACGATTGCCGAACTGACCGCCGTGGGCCGCCCGGCCATCCTCGTGCCGCTGCCCATCGCCACCGACGACCATCAGGCCGCCAACACGCGCGAGATGGTCAAGGCGGGCGGCGCGCGGGCGATCCGCCAGACCGGGTTCACCCCCAAGGAGCTGGCCAAGCAGATTCAGGCCATGGCGATGAACCCCGGCGCGCTGGGCAATGCGGCCCATGGCGCGTGGAATTGCGGCCTTCCCGATGCGGTCGAGGATCTGGCCGATCTGGTCGAGGGTTTTGGCGGGGTGCCGCTGATGGATGTGATCCGGGTGGAAACGCCCGGTGCATCAGTGACGAAAAAGGGCGCGGCCCTGGCTCTGGAGAACGAAGCATGA